The window ACCAGGCCGTGGTGCCCAGCACCTGGAACATCGGGCCGCGGGACGACAAGGGCGTCCGGGGACCGCTGGAAGAAGCGCTGGTGGGGACCGAGGTGGCCGACCCGGACAACCCGATCGAACTGGTCCGGATCGTGCGCGCATTCGACCCCTGCATCGCCTGCGCCGTCCACGTGATGGAGGTGCGCGGTGGTTCCGGCGTCTCCAGGTTTGTGGTCTCCGGCCGTTAATACTTTTGAGGAGGTGCTAGGCAATGGAACTGGTCGAAAGGGTGGCTAAGCGCGATCCAGAACGTATGCTGGGAATTTTGTTCGACGGTAGCAAATGTATCGGCTGCCGGGCCTGCCAGATGGCGTGCAAAGAAGCGAATGACCTGCCGTACGTTCCGCTGATGGATGCCCAAAACCCGCGGGGCGCGACCGAGAGTGAAAACTGGAACCAACCGCGCCTGGCGGCCTACAACTACATTGTGATGAACACTTACCTGGCCCAGGGCAAGGACGGCGGGAAGAAATGGCATCACGTGCGCCGGGCCTGCCTTCACTGCCAGAATCCGCTGTGCTTCGAAGTCTGTTTCGTGCACTCCTATCGGAAGACTCCGGAGGGCCCGGTCGTTTACGCCCATCCGGAGATCTGCGTCGGCTGCCGGTACTGCCAACTGGCTTGCCCGTTCCTCACCGTGACATTGGAGTGGGACGATGTGTTTTCCCGGATAAGCAAGTGCCATATGTGCTACCCCTTGGTACAGCAGGGCGGGACGCCCGCCTGTGTGACGGCCTGCCCGACCGACGCGCTGAAGTTCGGCAAGCGGGAGGCGTTGCTTCAGGAAGCCAAGGCCCGGATCGCGGCCGCGCCGGATAAGTACGTCGATCACGTTTTCGGGGAGAAAGAGGTCGGCGGAACCGGAGTGCTGTACATCTCGGAGGCTCCCTTTGAGGAACTCGGGTTCAACACCGACGTTATGCAAAAGAGCCCCACGAAGTACACGTGGAAATACATGCAAAAGGCGCCCATTCTGGCCATAAGCCTGCCGATTCTTTTCGCCGCGCTGTATGTGACCACCAAGCGGCGCGCCGAGAACGAAGGCGGGCACTAGTCGGTGAACGACAAAACATATGGATAAGAGGAGGGTACATCCGTGTACGACGAAAGGTATACGAACCGGTTTGGTTTCCGGCTGACCCCGCTCCGCTGGGCCATGCTGGCCTTTCTCGTCTTCTTCGCGGTGGTCGCCGGCTACCGGTTCGCCTTCGGCCTGGGTGATTCGGGCGGCTTTATGGGTCCGGTGACCAACTTGAACGACGAGTGGACCTGGGGCTTGTGGAAGTGGCTGGTATTCCCCGCGGTCGCGTTGGCCGGCTGCGGTTACGGCACCGTGTTCCTGGCGCACATCCTGCACATCAAGGCGTTCCGGCCGGTCATCCGGGTGGCGATGGTCGTATCGCTCTTGGGCTACACCATCGCGATGACCGGATTGCTCTTTGACATCACCGTCTACTACAACTTCTGGCGTCCGTTCGTGTACTGGGGCTACACCTCGATCCTGTTTGAAGTGCTCTGGTGTATGACCCTGTACTGGACCATACAGATCCTGGAGTTCGGGCACATCGCCTTCGAGCGGATTGACGCGCCGCGGATCTACAACCTGCTGGACAAGGCGATGCCGCTTCTGATCTGCGTGGGCATCATGCTCCCGTCGCTGCACCAGGCGTCCCTGGGCGGGCTCTTCATCGCCACCGTCAACCTGTATCCCACCTGGTGGTCGACGTGGGTCCCGTGGTTCTTCATGATCTCCTCCCTGTACGTCGGCCCGGCGGTGGTGGCCTTTTCCTGCTGGGCGCTGGCCCGGATCTACGGCAAGGACTTCAACGACTACATGCCGTCCTTGAGCAAACTGACCCTGGTGGGGGCCTACCTGATGGTCTTCTACCTGGTCTTGAAGGTGTGGGACCTGACGGCGCGCGGGGCCTGGGGTTACGTGTTCAACGGCACGTTGCAGGCGAACATGTACCTTTTGGAGATGGTGCCGTTCTTCCTGGTGCCGCTGGTGATGTTTCTGGTACCGTCCATCCGGAACTCGGTTGGGGGGCTCATTACCGCTTCGATCCTGAGTTCGACCGGTGTGATCCTGAACCGCACTAACGTGGTCTTCACCGGGATGGCCCAGGCCTACGAGCGGTCTTACTTTCCGACCTGGATGGAGTGGGTCGGGTTAATCGGCCTTTTGGTGGGTGCGGTCCTGGTGATCCTCTTCTTCGTGGAGAACTTCCGCGTGCTGGAAGGGGACCCCGAACATCACGCCAAGAAGGAACCCGCGAAGAAGCCGGTGAGCGTGCACGCCTAACAAAAAAGGTCAGACACCTTTTTCTCAGCGGACCGGAGGACAAAGATCCCCCGGTCCGCTATTTTGGAAACTGTCTCCTAAAAAGACTTTTTCGCATCCTTGCTATTTGGCGGATTTGGCGTACACGGCATAGTCGATTTCCGGAAAGATGTTGTTTTTGTCTTCCAGTTCCTCAAGCCAGTGACGCTCGATCCGCTGTTCGCGGACCTGGTGCCAGAGCCCCTTGAAGTTCAGCAAGTGGGTCTTGGTCCGCCGTACGGCGTACTCCACCATTGTATCCGTGGCCATGATGAAGGCCCAGTCGCTGGCTTGGGCGAGCAGCAGCTCGCGGGCCGCCTGATTCAGCGCCCGGCGTTCCAGGGCGTCGGCGTGCGGGTAGTCGCGGGCCAGCGCGGTCATTTGCTCCGCCGCCCAGTGGAGGTGCCGGTAAATCCAGTCGTTGGTGTGGTTGAGCCACACCTCGTGGTAACCCTTGTTGCCCCAGCTGGATGAGCAGGGAACGGCGACCTGGTTGCAGGGGAAGCACTTGAGATACTCCGAGGGAGTGGTCAACTCCACGGTATCCTGGTCATAGGCGATCTTGCGGGCGATTGATTCCAGCCACTCGGGCCCCTCAAACCACCAGTGCCCGAAAAGCTCGGCGTCGTAGGGTGCCACGATCAGGGGCGGCCGGTCCATGACCCCGGACAAGTAGCGTACCTGGTGTTCACGGTTGAATATGAAGTTCCCGGCATGCTCGTCCACTCTGGCCCGGGCCCATTTCGGGACGTACGGCTCCTTGTGGTTGCCGGTGCCGGTAATCCGGTAGTACTTGAAGCCGGTGTGCACCCGCAGGCCGTTCGGGTGAATATACGGTTTGACGTACTCGAAATCCAGGTCGAATCCGATGTCCCGGTAATACTCCCGGTAGTCGAAATCGCCCGGATAGCCCTCCTTGGCACTCCAGACCTGTTTAGATGATTCCACGTCTCGTGCGAAGGCGGCCACCCCCGACGGGCAGTAGATCGGGGCGAAAATGCCGAAGCGCGGGCGGTGGGATGCGAAAAGCAGGCCGTGGGTATCTGTGAAGAAATACCGGATGTTGTACTCTCTCAGGATCTCGTCCAAACCGGCGATGTAGGCGCATTCCGGCAGCCACAGACCGGCGGGGTCCCGGTCAAAGCACTGACGGAAGGTGTTGACCCCGATTTCTATCTGGGCGCGCACCGCCGCGGGGTGGACCATCATAAAGGGCAGATAGCCGTGTGTGGCGGCAGATGTAATCAGTTCCACCCGGCCCGTATCGAACAGCTTTTTGAAAGCCAGGATCAGGTTCTTGCCGTAGCGATGGGCATAGGAGTTCCGGGCGCCGTGCAGGCGGCCGTGATACATTAGGGCCGTTTCGTGATACGGCGTTCCCCGGGTGCGGTGTACCTCCCGGTCGGCCAGCTCAAGCATTCTGTCGAGGTGTTGAAGGTAGCGGTGCTGTAAAAAGGGGTCTCCGAACATCGACAAAAGGGTCGGCGACAAAGAGACCGTTAGTTTAAACGGCACCCCGTCGTTCAGCAGCCGTTCCAGGCCCCAGATGAGCGGGATATACGTTTCGGTGACGGCCTCGTGGTACCATTTTTCCTCCAAGGAATAAGAGTGTTCGGGGTGCCGCACAAAAGGCAGGTGGGCATGTAGTACCAGCGCCAGGTATCCTTTCGCCACTAGTTGTCACGCCCCCTTCCAACCACCATTTCCGGCGAACTGATACCAAAGGGGGCGACGCCCAGGCGCTCCTTCATTTCCTCGATTACCAGCGGGGAACTGACCCCGAAATGAATTCTGGTAAGCGAGCGGTAGATATCTTCGATCCACATCCACTCCTCGTCCAAGCGGTCGGAAAGAGTGGCGCGGGGGGTGGTGACGATATTGGAGCGAAGCAGAAACACAAACTCGCCATTGGGCATCAGCCGGCCAAGGTCGACGCAGTAGGTCCGGTCGGGGTTGCCCACCTCTATGTGCCAGTTGTCCGCATCGGCGGACAAAGGGATGTCTACGTAGCTGTTTGCGTTCCCGCCGTTAAACGCCTCGACGCCGGTGACATCATAAACCCGGAGCACCGGGCGGGAGACCTGCCACGCCCTGCGGCCGCGGCTGGCCTGGAAGCTTTCCTTCGCGGCCGCGATTTCCCAGTATGCATAAAGCCAGAAAGGGTCCCGGGCCATCAACACCAGGCGGTCCTGTCCATAGCTCCTGGGCAGTTCCAGCACGTGGTGGGGGGTCGGGGTCCAGGTGGTCGGGCCGGGATCCGGCGTAATCTCGCGCGCCAATTCATGATCGAATTCCCGCGTTCTAATGGTCTGCGCCGCGGGCTCGTGGGCTTTGCCTTTGCGGGTCAATAAAAAAATCCCCGCGACCAGGGCGACCAGGCCGACAATAACCCAGATTAACGCAGTCATAATGCTGCCCCCTTTGCGAACACTATTTAGAGGAGAGATTGGCACTCTCTTTCACGTAAGAAAATGAAAAGCGGCAAAAAGCTCTTTTTAGTATTCCCCCCGCACATGGCTTTATTTAAAAAACATCTTGCAAAACTGGAGGTTTAAGCTTGCCGCGCGACATTGTTCTGGGCAACGGCTCGATGTTGGTCAACCTTGACCGGAACCTGAGTCTCAGGGATTTATACTACCCGTTTGTGGGCATGGAAAACCATATTGCGGGCGGTAGATGTTTGCTGGGCGTCTGGGTTGACGGGCAGTTCAGCTGGGTTCAGAACCCGCAGTGGCAGAAAGAGGCCGGGTATGTGCCCGGCACCCTGATATCACTGGTGCGGGCTGTACACAGCGGTCTCGGCCTGGAGGTGACTGTGGAAGACGCGGTGCACTACCGGCAAAACCTCTTTCTGCGCCGTATTCACGTCCGGAACCGGTGGCGGGACCGCCGCGAACTGCGGCTTTTCTTTGTAAACGATTTCCACGTCGGGGGCTGGGATATCGGAGACACCGCCCTGTATGACCCCATTTCCCGGGCGGTGTGCCATTACAAGCGGGACTACTATTTCTACGTGAGCGGCAACTGTCAGGGACAGCCCATCTACCAGTACCATGTCCAGAAACGGTTCGGCGGCCGCGAAGGCAGTGCGCGAGACGCCGAAGACGGCGTGTTGAGCGGCAACCCCATTGACCAGGGCTCGGTGGACAGCACCATCAGTTTCCGGGCGGCGCTGGAACCGGAGGGCGAAGTCCAAGCGGACCTTTGGATCGCGGCAGGCCGGAGCCTGGACGAGGTACGCAACCTGCACGCCTGGGTGGCGGACAACGAGGCGGACCGGTTGATGAACGAGACCGCCAGCTTCTGGCGGCACTGGTTGGCGCTCGCGGAGCGCGACTGGGCTGATTTGCCGGCGGAAGTGGTGGCGCTTTTCAAGACCAGCCTGCTGGTGACGCGCACCCAGATCGACAACAACGGAGCTGTTCTGGCCGCGAACGATACCGACATCCTGAGCACCAACCGGGATCACTATTCGTACGTGTGGCCGCGTGATGGCGCCCTGGTGGCGCGTATGCTGGACGGCGCCGGCTACCACGAAATTACGGCGGCCTTCTATCGTTTTTGCGCCCGGACCATCAGTCGCGAAGGCTACTTCTACCACAAATACAACCCGGACGGAACGGTGGGCTCAAGCTGGCATCCCTGGACGGCCGAGGTGGAGGAAGGGCTGCCGATCCAAGAGGACGGAACCGGACTGGTGCTCTGGGGACTCTGGAAACATTTTGAGTATACCGGAAACGTGGAGTTCCTGGCCTCGCTGTACCTGTCCGTGGTCAAGCCCGCGGCCGACTTCATGGTCCGTTACCGCGAACCGCGCACCGGCCTGCCGCACCAGAGTTTTGACCTCTGGGAGGAACGCAAGGGCGTGTTCACCTTCACCGCCGCAGCCGTTTGGGCCGGGCTGACTGCCGCCGCCCGCTGCGCGCGGCTTCTGGGCGACGGTGCGGCTCAGGAGAAATGGGAGGAAGCGGCGGGAAAGGTGCACGCCGGCATCCTGCGGGAACTCTTCGATCCGGAACTGAACCGGTTCATCCGGGGGCGCTTCAAAGGGGGTGACGGGTCCTGGGTCGAGGACCACGCTCTGGACGCCAGCCTTTACTGGATCTCCGGGCTGGGAGTCCTGCCCCCCGACGATCCCCGGGTGAAAGCGACCATGCAGGCCGTGGCGGAGGGATTGTGGGTGAAGACCGACATCGGAGGCGTGGCGCGGTACGCCAACGACTACTATTTCAAACGGAGCGACGATATCGAAAAAGTACCAGGCAATCCCTGGTTCATCTGTACCCTATGGTTGGCGAACTGGTACGTCGATTCGGCAGAGACACCGGCGGAACTGGCGAAGGCCCGCGAACTCCTGAAATGGGCCCACCGTTACCGGCTGGACACAGGCATACTGCCGGAGCAAGTGCACCCCTACACGGGCGAGCCGCTTTCGGTGGCGCCCCTGACCTGGTCCCACGCCACCTTTTGCCAGGTGGTGTTAAGCTACCTGGCCAAATGGCACGCCTTCCGGGACTTGCCACTGAAACCGGAGAGCGGTTATGATTAGCTAGGAGACCGCTGCAAAACTACGCCTGGCTTTGTCAGGCTTGCCGTCCGGTGCTCACGTACCACCCAGTACGCTCCGCGCCGTCCGGCTTCGCCTTTCGCGCCATGCTTGTTTTTCGCGGCCTCCAGGCTTTTGAAACAGTCATCCAGCAAGGTGTCTCGCACCTAATTTTCTTGTGTGATTTCTGGTTCTGCAACACGCTCCTAGCGCTACTAAGTTAAGTTAAGTTGATCCGGAGACTGTTGAGAAAACCTTAAGCCTTCTTCTTACCTTACCGTGGCTGGAAATCTTGCCAAACTGAGCTTTGAGGTTCTGGCGAAAAACTCAACTTGGTGTAAGAGGGTGAGCGAAACATGACTGGTGAAGTTTCGGACGCCGAACTCCGCGAGCTGTTACAACCGGGCCGCAGAGTGGCGGTGGTGGGCCTCTCGCCCAAACCGGACCGCGACAGCCACCGGGTGGCGGCCTACCTCCAGGCAAAAGGTTTCCGCGTTCTTCCGGTCCATCCCAAGGCCCGGGAGATTCTCGGGGAGCCGGTCTATGCCCGTCTAGAAGAGGTGCCCCCGCCGGTGGACATGGTATACATTTTTCGCAAGGGTTCCGAAGTGCTCCCGTTTGTGGAGACGGCCGCCGGGTTGCGGCCGCTGGCGGTCTGGCTGCCTCTGGGGGTGACCAGCCCGGAAGCGGTCGAGGTGGCCCGGAGGTACGGCTTTCT is drawn from Candidatus Desulforudis audaxviator MP104C and contains these coding sequences:
- a CDS encoding CoA-binding protein is translated as MTGEVSDAELRELLQPGRRVAVVGLSPKPDRDSHRVAAYLQAKGFRVLPVHPKAREILGEPVYARLEEVPPPVDMVYIFRKGSEVLPFVETAAGLRPLAVWLPLGVTSPEAVEVARRYGFLLVMDRCMMIEHARLAGGS
- a CDS encoding glycoside hydrolase family 57 protein, whose product is MAKGYLALVLHAHLPFVRHPEHSYSLEEKWYHEAVTETYIPLIWGLERLLNDGVPFKLTVSLSPTLLSMFGDPFLQHRYLQHLDRMLELADREVHRTRGTPYHETALMYHGRLHGARNSYAHRYGKNLILAFKKLFDTGRVELITSAATHGYLPFMMVHPAAVRAQIEIGVNTFRQCFDRDPAGLWLPECAYIAGLDEILREYNIRYFFTDTHGLLFASHRPRFGIFAPIYCPSGVAAFARDVESSKQVWSAKEGYPGDFDYREYYRDIGFDLDFEYVKPYIHPNGLRVHTGFKYYRITGTGNHKEPYVPKWARARVDEHAGNFIFNREHQVRYLSGVMDRPPLIVAPYDAELFGHWWFEGPEWLESIARKIAYDQDTVELTTPSEYLKCFPCNQVAVPCSSSWGNKGYHEVWLNHTNDWIYRHLHWAAEQMTALARDYPHADALERRALNQAARELLLAQASDWAFIMATDTMVEYAVRRTKTHLLNFKGLWHQVREQRIERHWLEELEDKNNIFPEIDYAVYAKSAK
- a CDS encoding glycoside hydrolase family 15 protein, encoding MPRDIVLGNGSMLVNLDRNLSLRDLYYPFVGMENHIAGGRCLLGVWVDGQFSWVQNPQWQKEAGYVPGTLISLVRAVHSGLGLEVTVEDAVHYRQNLFLRRIHVRNRWRDRRELRLFFVNDFHVGGWDIGDTALYDPISRAVCHYKRDYYFYVSGNCQGQPIYQYHVQKRFGGREGSARDAEDGVLSGNPIDQGSVDSTISFRAALEPEGEVQADLWIAAGRSLDEVRNLHAWVADNEADRLMNETASFWRHWLALAERDWADLPAEVVALFKTSLLVTRTQIDNNGAVLAANDTDILSTNRDHYSYVWPRDGALVARMLDGAGYHEITAAFYRFCARTISREGYFYHKYNPDGTVGSSWHPWTAEVEEGLPIQEDGTGLVLWGLWKHFEYTGNVEFLASLYLSVVKPAADFMVRYREPRTGLPHQSFDLWEERKGVFTFTAAAVWAGLTAAARCARLLGDGAAQEKWEEAAGKVHAGILRELFDPELNRFIRGRFKGGDGSWVEDHALDASLYWISGLGVLPPDDPRVKATMQAVAEGLWVKTDIGGVARYANDYYFKRSDDIEKVPGNPWFICTLWLANWYVDSAETPAELAKARELLKWAHRYRLDTGILPEQVHPYTGEPLSVAPLTWSHATFCQVVLSYLAKWHAFRDLPLKPESGYD
- the nrfD gene encoding NrfD/PsrC family molybdoenzyme membrane anchor subunit, whose translation is MYDERYTNRFGFRLTPLRWAMLAFLVFFAVVAGYRFAFGLGDSGGFMGPVTNLNDEWTWGLWKWLVFPAVALAGCGYGTVFLAHILHIKAFRPVIRVAMVVSLLGYTIAMTGLLFDITVYYNFWRPFVYWGYTSILFEVLWCMTLYWTIQILEFGHIAFERIDAPRIYNLLDKAMPLLICVGIMLPSLHQASLGGLFIATVNLYPTWWSTWVPWFFMISSLYVGPAVVAFSCWALARIYGKDFNDYMPSLSKLTLVGAYLMVFYLVLKVWDLTARGAWGYVFNGTLQANMYLLEMVPFFLVPLVMFLVPSIRNSVGGLITASILSSTGVILNRTNVVFTGMAQAYERSYFPTWMEWVGLIGLLVGAVLVILFFVENFRVLEGDPEHHAKKEPAKKPVSVHA
- a CDS encoding DUF4912 domain-containing protein: MTALIWVIVGLVALVAGIFLLTRKGKAHEPAAQTIRTREFDHELAREITPDPGPTTWTPTPHHVLELPRSYGQDRLVLMARDPFWLYAYWEIAAAKESFQASRGRRAWQVSRPVLRVYDVTGVEAFNGGNANSYVDIPLSADADNWHIEVGNPDRTYCVDLGRLMPNGEFVFLLRSNIVTTPRATLSDRLDEEWMWIEDIYRSLTRIHFGVSSPLVIEEMKERLGVAPFGISSPEMVVGRGRDN
- a CDS encoding 4Fe-4S dicluster domain-containing protein, whose amino-acid sequence is MELVERVAKRDPERMLGILFDGSKCIGCRACQMACKEANDLPYVPLMDAQNPRGATESENWNQPRLAAYNYIVMNTYLAQGKDGGKKWHHVRRACLHCQNPLCFEVCFVHSYRKTPEGPVVYAHPEICVGCRYCQLACPFLTVTLEWDDVFSRISKCHMCYPLVQQGGTPACVTACPTDALKFGKREALLQEAKARIAAAPDKYVDHVFGEKEVGGTGVLYISEAPFEELGFNTDVMQKSPTKYTWKYMQKAPILAISLPILFAALYVTTKRRAENEGGH